In Rhinolophus sinicus isolate RSC01 linkage group LG18, ASM3656204v1, whole genome shotgun sequence, the sequence TGGGAGCCTGAGACCTGCAGGTGTGTGCAGAGCTGCCGTGTTTGGTGACTCCATCTCATTTGTCAGGAGCTTATTCCCACTTCCCACGGCCCTTGGTGGTGGAGGTTGGCCTCACCCGGTTCTTTAAAGCCAACTCATATGCGTgccagctccatgagggcaggggctttCGTCTGTCTGGTTCACTTCCAAAAATAGTTGTGGGCCAGCTGACTAACCGCAGGCAGCAGCTGCATCCGGAAAGTGCCAATCATCCCGTCGAAAAGTTCATCTCGCTGTCTTTGCTGTTTGTTTCCCACAGGTACTGTGGGATCCACAGGTTAGATAGAGTCCTGTTACTGTGCTCAGGGGACTTAAAATCTAGCAGAGGCAGTAAGGTGGGTACTGAAGTCCAGTCACCCCCTAAAGTGCGTTCACTTCCTGCACACCCACAGGACCGTCTTGCATagaattttttaatggaaaaatccAGGGGGAATGGCTTCAGGTGTAGCTGGATCCAGGGGCTCAAATAATATCGTGGGTATGCACacctgtcctctctctcttttttttttctgttactttcttAACAGCAGCAGAAACACCGGGAAAGCCTCTCATTGTCCTGGCTCGGGGTAAATGTGCCAATCACTTGATCCAGTTGTTTTTGCCTGGAGGGAATGGTGCCAGGGTCATGGCTGGGTGGCCTGACCATCCTGGAACCAGGGAAATGGTCAGTCCCACCTGAAACACATGAATTAGGCTATTAGAACAGGGGTTGGCacacttttcctgtaaagggccagactGTAAATATTTCAGCCCCATAGACTTAGTCTCTCTTGCAACTACTTGCTTCTATCATTGCGGAAGCAGCCATAGAAGGACAATACGTCAATGAATGGGCCTGGCCGTGTTCCCCTAATACTTGATTGACAAACATCAGGCAGTGGATTTGGCCCTGTAGTTTGCTCACCTTTGTCATGGGCAGTTTGGGTACCGTAACCGGGATCCAGGGCAGACAAACTTGACAAATGGACACGACATCCAGGAaggatggggtgaggggtgggtcACAGACAATGAACGTGCAAGCTCAGCTCGTGCGGGGCCTTGGATACCAGgttaaggaatttggattttcttCCGAACCAGTGGAGACCCCAGTGGACGCTGAAGATTATGGATGGGTCTCTGATGTTGGGTGTTACAGGTGCATTGTCACTGAGCTGGATGACAGTTGTGCTTTGCCCAGGCTGCAGGCCCTTTGTGTAAGCAGAGGACTCTTTCTGGCGGCAAGGGGTGCGACCCTCAGGGGAAACACTTTGGGCTTTGCTACAAGCAGAGAAGTGGGCTGGAAACTTCGCGGCAGAGCCAACACACCACACAACTTCAGGAGGTGCCATTCACTAGGTGCTTAAAATGAATGACACTACCTAGAGTTGTGCAGTCTGCAGCCTGAACAACTGTACACGACCTTTGTGCTTCCCAGGATGAACCAGGCCTTCCTTGAATCCTGGGCAGCCCTTACTGCATTTTTGGCACTCGACACAATGTAAAATGTTAAGAGAAACCTGTAAAGGGGAGGCGGGTTAAATCATTCAGAAAGCGAATTTACAGCTTGGGCTTTCCCCAGATTTATTTACCGAGTGGGCAGTTGCATGTTATCAAACAGGCAGGAAGTAGAAATGTCAAGTGTACAGGCTTTGCAGTGCCCTTCGTACTGTGACATTTGAGTCAAGAAGCACAGGACATGCCTCCAAGATGAGCTAGCCCTTTGGGTATGTGATTTTGGGGGGCACCATTAATCGTCACATATGCTTCTGTCGTGAGGGTTCCCAGCTTGTTTTGGCTGGGCTGGCTTGATGAGGGTCAGGAAACCTGGACAGTCTGATGGCTCCTTTTGGGGCAATGCCAGAAAGCCCCTCACTGAAGAGTGATAAAAGTCAGGTTATTTGTCCAACAAGCACgtgttgagtacctactgtgtacaAAGCTCTGCAGGCCTTGCAAGGGTGCCCAGCTCACAAGTGTGGCCCTGGGATCCGGAGTCCGGGATTACTCGGCCCACTTGGGGTTCTACCCTTTAAAAGTGGTGCCAATTCATTATccatcctcccccacccacccagggctTCCATTTCCCCACCTCTAAAGGGGAGCAGGGATTTTTGTAAGGGTGAAATGAGATGGCTTGgttagcacttagcacagtacctgtcAAATGGTAGGTGCTCGGCACCTGGTACCTTTGATTCAAACGTAAGTACGGATCTCACCATGAAGTGTACCCTGGTGTGGGAGGGGTGACCAGACGTGCACTCAGCTCTTTGTGACACAAGATGAATCAGATGAGAACCACAGAAGAACGCATTCATACATtcgttcactcactcactcactcactgagaAGGTAAATGGGGAACGCCCCAGACGTGCCAAGGTCCGTGCTAGGGCAAGGTCGGCAGTGGGGAATGAGACACTGTCCCCCACATGGAGCTGCGGCTTGGTTTCAGGTGCAGAAGAGGGGCAAGCAAGCCCCCAAAAAGATGAGTTATGTGCAATGttggcaagagaaaaagaaaagtacatgGATAAGGTCTGATGGGGATGGGAGGAGGTGACAGGGACAGGGTGGGGCCTCTCTGAAGAGGTGCTGttgaagctgagacctgaatgatgagGAGGAACCAAGACTGGAACAGCAtttgggcagagggaacagcatggctCAGTGTGTTGGAGGAAGGGCACGAAGGCCTGGCCGTTGCAGAGAAGGCAGGAGTGGCTCAGCCATACACGTACTGTCTGAGAGGACACAACCAGGGTTTTGGGGCGATGGCGTTTAAGCTGATCCTTCAAGGCTGGATGGGACTTCACAGGTGGAGGTGACAGCCACAGAGGTGTGACAGCCGGGAAACAGGCCATGCAGGGTGGCTGTAGCGTTTGGCTCTGTTTTCCTTGGAAGATGCTGCTGCTTTTATTTAAGGGAGAGCGAGAAGAATGATTGGTACAGTGTGGCCCCATTTCTGTGCCCTCCCCTGCTGTTTGCCCCCTACATTTCACCTGCTGCACTGACCTATCGGCCAGGAACAGGAGGCAGGCAAGGACTGCATTTCCCCCCTTGTAACACGCCGGGTGTTGTCCTCCCTGTGACCCTTGTATTGCTTTGGGAGAACATCAGATCTGTCTTATTTCGTGCTCAGGATGCATCTGAAGACCTCATAGAATTTGAACTTGGATTTTTCAAGACTCGTTTCCCCGCAGGCTTGAATGTCAAGTTAGGTGGATGCAGTCTCAGAACGAATCAGTCTACTGCTGTGATAGCTTAGGGACGTGTTATTAGCAGCATCCATCTCACGGCCACTTTGCCAGCTTTTGTTCCCTCCCTCCAGCATCCTAACCCAGCCTTATGAACATTGGGGGAATAAGCCCCCTCTGCTGTGATATAATAATACCAGCTGAAATGTATTGAGCAGCTGCCTGTGGCATACCAGGCGCTGtcctaagcattttacatgtgtgAACTCATCCAGTGTTCACAGCAACCAGGTAAGGTGGGTActgctattcccattttacagatggggagagggaggcagagagaggaacggacttgcccaaggtgaccCAGCCAGGGTTCCAACCAAAGTTTGTGCTCTTAATTACTCCCCTGGGTCTCCCCACCCCGCAACccagtgcttttcattttttcagcatTTCTCATGCTCATTGGGAGCACATTGGATCATGCCTGCTGCTAATTCACAGCCGTTTCTTCACATCGAGCTATTGTTCTTAAATCATTGACTCTCAGGGCCATTTTGTAGCTATAGCGCTGCCACTCAAAGAACCTTGCGCGACATAGGTCATAGGATATGTTTCTGAAAGATGTTGAATTGTAGACACAGGGACTGTTGAAATGAGCAGGGCGTTTCTCACCAAAAGTCACTCACAAAAGTTGGGACGCACTTAAACAGCCATATGGTTCCTTCCAGACTGAGGATTGACAGGTCTCCTCTTAGCCAAAGTGACGCCCCCGTGTGGCCATATCCTGAATACCTTTCAATAtcccttccctcagccccagcTTTGAAATTATGCAAATTCTTGACAGATTGTTCTAAATTGCGAAACCGTCATTCATATCATTTCACATTTTGTGCACAAAGCAAGACGTTGTTGAGAGTTTACGGTTACCACACTATTTCAACTTTGTATCATTCTACGTTGCATAAACTGGGTGGGACAGCTGTTTCGTCATGGGTCTGTCCTCCAAAGGACAGAGATGCCAGCCCCTGGGGGTTCTTTGACAGCCATTGAGACCTTTCCCCTCCCGTAGGATGACCAGCCGGAGCAGTGACAAGGATGGGGATTCTGTCCACACAGTCAGCGATGTCCCGCTGACCCCACGTAGCAACTCTCCGGATCGGAGATGCTCGTCCTCAGACACGTCTAAGTCCACGTACAGCCTGACCCGAAGGATTTCAAGTAAGCGTCTCTGCTGCGATTGCCCGGGGTCCTGGCTCCAACAGTGTGTGCTGCTCAGCCTCCGTTCAAAGTCCGTGGATTCAAACCCCATTAGCCGGGTCTccagggcaggggaggagagCGGCTTCCGCACACACTTGGCAGCACCCCCCAGGGAAGCGGTGAGGGACAGGGTGGTTCCCTGGTGGGGTGGAGCGGGATGACAGAGCAAGACTGCGAGACTGACAGTGTGACGAGAGGACATTGCAGCTGATTTCTGCTGAGTTCAGTCTGCAGCGATCGTTTTAACTGATTCTTGTTTTTCCTGATCACATTTCATTGAATTGGCTCAATTGGTTGACATTGTCAGCATATATCATGTCAGGCCCTGAAAGGCGAGTGTTACCATGTTTACAGCAGGGCTTGCAAATCCACTGGCTCTAGGGGCCAGGCGGGTTGTGTCAGTGGCTGAGTGAACAGGGTTGCATAGGGACACATATCACCCTAATGGCAGCTGACTCTACCTGGAGAGTCGCTAGGGGTGGGGACTGGCCAACAGGGAAGTTACTGCCCCATTGAAGGGGCAGCTGCTACTCAGCTCTAGCCATGTGGGATCGTGGGCCCAGCACTGCCTGATGTTTCTAAAGCGAAACTGGCAATCTGGGTTGTTATATGAAGCTTCCTGACTTTTAAACCCCAACAAAATGTATCTATGGTagcagttggcccacaggccaccCCGTTTGTCCCCTGTGATGTGAGCATATGTGTTTGAGCaaatgggaggaggaaggagggtaaAGCCCAAGGACTCCCTGAATAGGGTCCTTGAAGAAGTACAATAATAGCTACTTTGAGGCAGGTGCCGTTGTtggctccatttcacagatgaggaggctgagTCCCAGAGAGTGTAAAGAATGTGCCCAGGGCCACATGGCTTATTACTAGTGAGTCACTAGGTCACGAGCAAGTAGCTGAGTTGGATTTTGACCCAGGTACTCTGGCCCCCGAGTCCACTCTGAAAATGGAGGCCGTGAAGGGTAAGGGTTAGAGTCAAGACTGGGCCCATCCTGGCTCCTCTTTCTGGTTGTGCGACCTTTGGCAAGATACTTCACGTTtctgtttcctcgtctgtaagaTTGGGGGGGATGGTCATCGGCGAGCACCTGTGACGATGAGGTGACTTGATAGGTGCAATGCATTTAGAGCAGTGCGTGGCGCTTAGCTGCGCTGGTGACGGTGACGGAGCGCACGGGGCCGTCATGCCGCCGCCGCTCAGCATAAATAGCGTTTCAAGGTGTGGGGAGCAGATGGCGCGGAGCGCGGCGATGCAGAGCGGCCGGTGCCACAGTCTGGGAAGCGCTGCCAACTGACGCCGTGGCGCAGGTTCGGTCCCCGAGTTCACTGTGGTTTCTGGCGCCTGTTTAGGTCTCGAGTCCAGACGGCCCAGCTCCCCGCTCGTGGACATTAAACCCATCGAGTTCGGTGTGTTCGGCGCCAAGAAGGAGCCCGTCCAGCCGTCGCTGCTCAGACGGACCTATACCCCCGACGACTATTTCCGCAAGTTCGAGCCCCGGCTCTACTCCCTGGACTCGAGCGGCGACGACGTGGACTTCCTGACGGACGAGGAGATCTCGTCCAAGTACCAGCTGGGCATGCTGCACTTCAGCGCCCAGTACGACGTGCTGCACAACCACCTGACCGTGCGCGTGATCGAGGCGCGGGACCTGCCGCCGCCCGTGTCCCACGACGGCGCGCGCCAGGACATGGCGCGCTCCAACCCCTACGTCAAGATCTGCCTCCTGCCCGACCAGAAGAACTCGAAGCAGACGGGGGTCAAGCGCAAGACGCAGAAGCCGGTGTTCGAGGAGCGCTACACCTTCGACATCCCCTTCCCGGAGGCGCAGCGGCGGACACTGCTGCTCACCGTGCTGGACTTCGACAAGTTCTCCCGCCACTGCGTCATCGGGAAGGTGTCCCTGCCGCTGAGCGACGTGGACCTGGTGAAAGGCGGGCACTGGTGGAAGGCGCTGATCCCCAGTTCgcaggtaaggggggagggtgtgCGGTGTCTTCTCTAGGGCTTCCGTAGGAAAACCAAtgggtttttttcattttactatttaaaaaaaaaaaaaaaaaaaaacattttttttcttttccttttttttttttgcgcgtttttaagactttttgttttgaaataactttCAACTTACAGGACGTTTGCAAACACGGTACAGAGAGTTCCAGTGTACCGTTCGTTCATCTAGCAACCCCCGTGATAAATCTTCACAACCAGAGTGTAAGTGATGCTGGGACAGTGACGTTGGCAGCTGAACTGCAGACCTGACTCAGTTTtcacatgcacgtgtgtgtgtgtgtgtgtggggttctGAAATTGTATCACATATTAATATatagattcatgtaaccaccaccccaCTGGGAGCTTTCTGGCCATTGGTTCTGGGTTATTTAATAAGCAGAATGATTGTCCGGGGTATGAAGCTATCCGTCATTCTGACTCTCAGAAATTgctacaggaaaaataaaatgaggcctGAAGAACAGGATGGTAGGTGGATGCTTTTCAGGAAGATTGTGACATTGGCTTCCTTCCCCTTCCAGCCCAGGGACATGCCATTGGCTGTGTGGGGAGCCACCCACGGACCAGACTTTCTCTCCAGGGGGCTGTTAGAGCCCCCCCCTTGGGCAGTCTGTGGGTGCAACGATGTGGGAGTCCCAGGGAAGGGAAAGACCCGGCCGGTGTAGCCCATCCCCACTGGGGACAGCAGTCCTGTGTGATGGAGGCGGGGTTACTTTGCATCAAACACACCAAGGTGTTTCTCAAAGCTGAGCTCTACTGCCTAGGGATTTGGTGACCCAGCGTCACATTTGGGGTGCAGGTTTCAAACATGAGGACTGGAGGGGCTGTCCCACTGTTAGAGAGTGTGTGAGGGAGAGAGACCTCAAAGATAGGTTTGCCTGTCTCTTTGTTTGGATTCCCCGTGAAGGAGACCCTGAGGCAAGGGAAGTCATTTATTAGGAAGGTGACACCAGAGGACACACCAGGAGGAAGTAGGGATGTCACATAAAGGACACATTATTGGGCTGGTACCACTGGGGGTGACTGGAGCTGAAACCTGCTGGGGAAACTGGGTTCCGGCGTCACACTTGCGCCCAAGAGTCTTTCCACCTGAGGGACAGGCAGCTGGGGTGTTTCTACGCCAATTCCTGTCAGCCATAAGATGAGGGCTGCTGGGGAATGCGCACATCCACGCTGGCATTTCTGGCCTGTTACTCTGGCAAATAAAGAGACCTTTGATATTCACAGAGGCAAAAACGTGCGTTGGCTGGCAGTTGGACATGGGCCCGTGTGTGCCGAAGTGGTCAGGGCACAGAGGTGGTGGGCAAGGTGTTGCAGCATCTGCTATAGCCCCAAACCTCCTTCCCATCTCATGATCAAGATATAAGGGGGCTTTTCCACGTCTCCTTCTTAATATTTGATGTCACTGGGTTTTCAACTGTCAAGACACTTAGAGTTGAAAGAGGCAGACCCACCCGACAAAATAAATTCTGTGTGACCAAACTGCATTCTTCACATCAGTAGAAGGTCCCGGAAACACAGAGAGTGTGGACCCCCCACACCGTGTTTCCTTTAGCTCGGGCTGAAATGCCTGGACTAATAGTGCAGTTGGACGTCTTGGTAGGGATTTGAGATACATggtatatgcatttgtcaaactCCTCTGCTACACTTAAGGTTTGTGCATTTCattgaatataaattttatctggaaaaaaagaGCCATAAACAAATACTAAATTCTGGTTAATGATACGCCTGCTGAAGTGTTTAGGGGAAGTGTATTATGTCTGCAAGTGACTTTAAAATGTACTCAAAAAAGATTGACGGTACGTGAGGGAGCAGATACAGCATATTTCAAAACTACTAATTTTAGAATTACTGATATTAACTGTTCATTGAAGAATCGAGGTGATGTATGAAAAGGGGTTCACTGTACAGTTCTTTTCAGCTTTTCTGTATTTGACAATGTTCACAGTAAAATGTTGGGGAGgtaaagagagaaggaagcagaggcgCCAGTTAGGGGTCATTTGCTGCTGCGGTTGTCTAGGTGGGAGGTCGTGATGGCCTGCTGCCAGGTGTCAGGTGAAAGAGGACACAGGTGGCTGGTTTCAGGACCAGGAATAGCCCTTATGTAAACAAGGGCCGTCAGACAGAGTGGGGACTTCCGCTGTCATGCCGCTGTTCCTGTGACCATGGGGGTTCCCAGACCTCAGCCTCAGTGCCCTAAGTCTTGAGTGAGTATGCACTTTAGCGAATGTGCTAGAGATAGGATTCTAATACAGGCGAACTGTGGACCTCATTCTGAGAAACATAGGGTGGCCCTTGGAAGGCAGGAAGGGTTTGGCTGTTTGAGCTGGACGGATGGGTGTGAAGCGTGACCTGCCACTCACTGGTGGGTGTTGCAATAGCTGAATGAGGTGGCGTGGCTGCTCGAGTCTCAGGACAGGCTGCCATTGGGATTAGGTGTGATGGAGCCTTTGGGGGCAGAGCAGACTCCGGGGACGTGCTCTTAGAAGTCCTTTAGGGATCATTCTGTGTCACGTGGGGTGGAGTATCTTTTATTACCAAGCCAGATTCCCCATGGAGAAGGAATGTTTGATTTGAGcccagaagaagaaaatgtgtttagTCAAAAGTGATATTTGCACACCAGAATGCTGAATATTTATGTTTTGGAAAATTGCTTTAACCTGAGATTTGCTCAGTCCAGAGAAACGCCCGTTAGACCCTGGATGCCTGGAATTCGGGGTCCTACGGCTTGGGAGGTGAAAGCTGTGTGTGCTGTGTTTGCCAAGTGAGATTCAGAGACAGTGGCAGTAAAGGTTTTCTGGTACTCACCACATACCAGACCCTGGGCTGCGTGCAATACTCACGTTACCCTACCAGATGGATAGTCATGGCACCTATACCTTATAAATGGGgaccctgaggctcagagaggttaagaaacttgccctaCGTTGCACAGCTGGAATGGGGACTTGAACCTGAGACTAATTCCAAACCCACACCTATAACTGCTGTGAAATGATCTATTCCGGAGACAGTGCTGCCTGAGGACTTTGTAAATGGATCTCCCCCAGGTGACTCGAGCGTGAGAAGACTGTATTTTCCATCAGTATGTCCACGTTTATATAAATATGTctcttgctttcttccacctttGGAGCCACAGCCCTAGAAGGCTTCTGCGTTTGCTCGGAGACTGTCTTCTAGGAAAGCCTTCCAAGTCTGGGGACTGTTCCCGCGGCTCTGCTCAGGAGCACCGAATTGGCTGGACTTTGGGAAATGGCCAAAGGCCAGTCCCGTTTGGTAACCAAGACAGGTGTCGGGGTGGGAACCACTGTTTTCACTGGGGAGTAGAACAAAGAATTTCATGACTTTGAGGTAAAGAGACTGACTTTCTTGGTTAAAACTGACAGAACCCATCTCAAACTCGCTTTGGCCGAAGCAGAAGGTCCGTGGTCGTGTGGGCTCCTGGCACCACTGGGTCTGTGGCTCCCGTTGAGCCCTGGGAATCCTTGTCAGCCGGCATGTTCCTCAGCTCCGCTTTCCTCTGTCACCTTTCTCTCAGGAAGGTCCTACAAGTGGAGAGAGAGCTTCTCTTCCAAAAGTTCCCAAAGTCCCAGGGAGGGTGCTCATAGGCCTGTCCTCCTGTGAGTCCCATCCTTGTCACATCCATGTTTCAGCCTGTCATCACCACTGCAGGCCCAGAAGTGGGCAGGAGTGTCTGTAAGAAGGTTTAGGAGCAGGAAAAGCGAATGTCTCCTTATTTAGCTGCCGTGGCTACAgttctctttgttcttcttgcCATTTCTCTGGCTGACGTCCCCACTGAAGGACCTTGGCAGGCAGGGTTCACGCTGGCCCTAGTGACAGACACATGTCAACTCTGTGGAAGGTCTGGGCAGTGGGTGGGGGCTGCCCTGGCCCTGGGAGTGTGTCCCATGGTTTCTTACTATTGGGGTCCTTTCACCAGGAGAGCAGCTGTCAAGAATGGGTCCTGGTCAGGTGGCCCAAACTCAGCTACCTCCTCTGGGGCCCACTGACCCATGGGAAAGTCATCTGTCATCCTAGATTGGACTCCCCTAGAAATAGACCCTGAGACCAAGATTTGAGTGCAAGTATTTTATTTGGGGGGTGAGGCCAAGAAAAACCAGAGGGAAGCGGGGGAAATGAGACCTATAATACAGAGCGTGCTGTCAGGCAGGTGACCGCTGGGGGCAGCTGGGTGGTGGTCCTCCCCGGCACTGACGGTAGCCGGCCCGAGGGGTGAGGGGCTGTGGTGTTTACTCACCAGCTCCCAGCAGGCACAGGGCAAAGGAAGCTTCCAGAAGCCTTGAATTCCTCAGGCTCCCCCAGCCGGCCTCATGGGCACGAGGAGAGACAACTCTGGTGGCCAGAGAGACTCCTCAGGACACGGGGTGCCGGGCTGGCAACAGGGAGCTGGGCAAATCCAGTGGTCACATGGTCAGGACTGGGGTTGGGGCGGCACCTTCAGCGTCGCCACACTCAGTCTTGCCGCCTCCAGGGCTCCGACTGCAGTGTCTTCCAttgtctcccttctctctgctggCCTTGTCCCTCCATTGTCCTCTGTTCAGGAAGGTGCAAAGCAGATGAGAAGGTTCCGTGGCTCAGCAGACGCCCAGGGAGAAAAAGGCGCCAGTGTCCCCTTCCCATAGAGGTGTCTGGTCTTGTGTGACTCTAGTAGCTATCTCTCTCTCGGCTtttgggtgggtgggcagggacAGTCCCCAGCTGTCCCCACTCAGCCAGTGTCTCCCTTTCTGCTCATAGAGGCGGGGAATGGGGATGGTGTGTCTACTGCAGGACCCATCTCTGCCCCTTAAAAATCCCAGAAGGAGGGCTAGGCCCTGGTTGTTGCTGGCTCCTTGGTACGTCCTTTGTCCCCAGCATTGGGGCCCAGACAGCTAGTTCTGGGGTCAACTGGAAAAGTCCCCCTCTGTATCCTGTCGACACACAGCTGGAGGTTTGGCCAGACCCTCCATAGCATCAGCCTTTACTCTCGGTCTCTTTGGCGCTGAGAAGGAACTTGGGAGATGGTTTTTGAATGGAGTAATATCATTGTGTAAAGAGTGTTAGCTTTTGAGTTAGACTGACCTGGTTAAGGTCCCGGCTTCACCATCTATTGGCCGTATGAACTTGGGCCTGACTCCTCACCTATAAATTAGGGATAATAATGCTCAGTGCACGGGGATTATTGCGATACCAGCCATGATTGGTGACTCTTACGGAGCACtcgctgtgtgccaggcacgagGCTGAAAGCTTCTGTAGTATTAACTATCATCCCACTCAGTCACCatcccattttatatatggggaaactgaggcatgcgCTAACTAACCTGTGCGAGGCCACAGAACTGGGGCTTGAACCCAGGCTGTCTAGCTCCAGAGGCTGTGCCCTTAGCCACGCTGCTTCACACCCCATCGCCTCTTGATAAACTCTGGTCAGGCAGGTACAGAAAGCACATGGTGTGTAAGGTACACTGAGTAGTGACTGGTGACAGGGAGCTTGGGcagcagaggctgggggagggaccTGGGGAGGGAACAGGGGAGGGACCTGGGGAGGGAACAGGGGAGGGACCTGGGGAGGGTGGGCACCAGAAAGACGAAGCAGAGGTGGGCGGGGAGCCCTTGAGCCTAAGGAGGTGGCCTTAGAATCCACTTGTGTTTCAGTGTCTGCTATTTCGGCATAAACATGCCCCAGGCAGACGGAGGTAGAAGGAATTTAGGGCagttttttcaaaggaaaaatagtagCTGATTGGAGGTGCCAAGTTGTGTGCTGATGGGGCCTCCTGGAGTGTTACCAACCAATTTTGTATCTTGTGCTCATTCACCACCGGATACTGTAACAAGGCCAGTGTCAGTTATTTAATGAGCATCTCTCTTTAACTAGCCCCGAGCTGCTGTCTGCTCTGACCTCTCAGCAGAATCCTGGcccctgtgtgtgtgttaaaaggGTTTCCTGCCTGGGTTTTGATAAACAGCAGTGTTTTGACAACACTGCAGTCAGGGCTGGGCCCAGGCCAGAACCTTACAAGGCAGCGTTAACTAGAAGTTTATTCTCAGTGTGCTCATTCCGGTTTTCTTCCTCCTGAAATGGTAATGGAGTTGCATTTCAGACCTCATCATGAGCTTTTGATTCGGAGTTACAATGTGAACGAGAAGGGGAACCAGAGATGATTTGGACCAAGCCTATTTTATGGATTAGAAAACTGCAGCACAGTGAAGTTGAGTGACttatccagggtcacacagctttcAGTGACAGAAACGAGACTAGCATTAGATCGCCTGGCTTCCAGGCAGGAGATCTTTCCACCGTGCCAGAATGCATTACCACACGAGGGAAGGTGTGTGTGTTGGCTAAGAGGACAGGCCCTGGAGTCatacagacctgggttcaagtcccagctttgCCACCCTCTAGCGTTGTGGGCCCAGGAGAATTAACGTAtcatctctaagcctcagtttcttcgtctGTACCGCTTCTGGTGGTATGACCCTAGGCAGTTACT encodes:
- the SYT17 gene encoding synaptotagmin-17 isoform X3, coding for MLEPLNEGFLSRISDLLLCRWTCRHCCQKCYEASCCQSSEDEVEILGPFPAQTPPWLMTSRSSDKDGDSVHTVSDVPLTPRSNSPDRRCSSSDTSKSTYSLTRRISSLESRRPSSPLVDIKPIEFGVFGAKKEPVQPSLLRRTYTPDDYFRKFEPRLYSLDSSGDDVDFLTDEEISSKYQLGMLHFSAQYDVLHNHLTVRVIEARDLPPPVSHDGARQDMARSNPYVKICLLPDQKNSKQTGVKRKTQKPVFEERYTFDIPFPEAQRRTLLLTVLDFDKFSRHCVIGKVSLPLSDVDLVKGGHWWKALIPSSQNEVELGELLLSLNYLPSAGRLNVDVIRAKQLLQTDVSQGSDPFVKIQLVHGLKLVKTKKTSFLRGTIDPFYNESFSFKVPQEELENASLVFTVFGHNMKSSNDFIGRIVIGQYSSGPSESNHWRRMLNTHRTAVEQWHSLRSRAECDRVSPASLEVT
- the SYT17 gene encoding synaptotagmin-17 isoform X1, coding for MLKFPMYSALVSQRAASSPGDSNTLLGSHLPSQDGQLEPLNEGFLSRISDLLLCRWTCRHCCQKCYEASCCQSSEDEVEILGPFPAQTPPWLMTSRSSDKDGDSVHTVSDVPLTPRSNSPDRRCSSSDTSKSTYSLTRRISSLESRRPSSPLVDIKPIEFGVFGAKKEPVQPSLLRRTYTPDDYFRKFEPRLYSLDSSGDDVDFLTDEEISSKYQLGMLHFSAQYDVLHNHLTVRVIEARDLPPPVSHDGARQDMARSNPYVKICLLPDQKNSKQTGVKRKTQKPVFEERYTFDIPFPEAQRRTLLLTVLDFDKFSRHCVIGKVSLPLSDVDLVKGGHWWKALIPSSQNEVELGELLLSLNYLPSAGRLNVDVIRAKQLLQTDVSQGSDPFVKIQLVHGLKLVKTKKTSFLRGTIDPFYNESFSFKVPQEELENASLVFTVFGHNMKSSNDFIGRIVIGQYSSGPSESNHWRRMLNTHRTAVEQWHSLRSRAECDRVSPASLEVT
- the SYT17 gene encoding synaptotagmin-17 isoform X4, with product MLKFPMYSALVSQRAASSPGDSNTLLGSHLPSQDGQLEPLNEGFLSRISDLLLCRWTCRHCCQKCYEASCCQSSEDEVEILGPFPAQTPPWLMTSRSSDKDGDSVHTVSDVPLTPRSNSPDRRCSSSDTSKSTYSLTRRISSLESRRPSSPLVDIKPIEFGVFGAKKEPVQPSLLRRTYTPDDYFRKFEPRLYSLDSSGDDVDFLTDEEISSKYQLGMLHFSAQYDVLHNHLTVRVIEARDLPPPVSHDGARQDMARSNPYVKICLLPDQKNSKQTGVKRKTQKPVFEERYTFDIPFPEAQRRTLLLTVLDFDKFSRHCVIGKVSLPLSDVDLVKGGHWWKALIPSSQNEVELGELLLSLNYLPSAGRLNVDVIRAKQLLQTDVSQGSDPFVKIQLVHGLKLVKTKKTSFLRGTIDPFYNESFSFKVPQEELENASLVFTDEETEAQSYGNLLKVTHLVGDGARFLP
- the SYT17 gene encoding synaptotagmin-17 isoform X5 — encoded protein: MTSRSSDKDGDSVHTVSDVPLTPRSNSPDRRCSSSDTSKSTYSLTRRISSLESRRPSSPLVDIKPIEFGVFGAKKEPVQPSLLRRTYTPDDYFRKFEPRLYSLDSSGDDVDFLTDEEISSKYQLGMLHFSAQYDVLHNHLTVRVIEARDLPPPVSHDGARQDMARSNPYVKICLLPDQKNSKQTGVKRKTQKPVFEERYTFDIPFPEAQRRTLLLTVLDFDKFSRHCVIGKVSLPLSDVDLVKGGHWWKALIPSSQNEVELGELLLSLNYLPSAGRLNVDVIRAKQLLQTDVSQGSDPFVKIQLVHGLKLVKTKKTSFLRGTIDPFYNESFSFKVPQEELENASLVFTVFGHNMKSSNDFIGRIVIGQYSSGPSESNHWRRMLNTHRTAVEQWHSLRSRAECDRVSPASLEVT
- the SYT17 gene encoding synaptotagmin-17 isoform X2; translated protein: MAYIQLEPLNEGFLSRISDLLLCRWTCRHCCQKCYEASCCQSSEDEVEILGPFPAQTPPWLMTSRSSDKDGDSVHTVSDVPLTPRSNSPDRRCSSSDTSKSTYSLTRRISSLESRRPSSPLVDIKPIEFGVFGAKKEPVQPSLLRRTYTPDDYFRKFEPRLYSLDSSGDDVDFLTDEEISSKYQLGMLHFSAQYDVLHNHLTVRVIEARDLPPPVSHDGARQDMARSNPYVKICLLPDQKNSKQTGVKRKTQKPVFEERYTFDIPFPEAQRRTLLLTVLDFDKFSRHCVIGKVSLPLSDVDLVKGGHWWKALIPSSQNEVELGELLLSLNYLPSAGRLNVDVIRAKQLLQTDVSQGSDPFVKIQLVHGLKLVKTKKTSFLRGTIDPFYNESFSFKVPQEELENASLVFTVFGHNMKSSNDFIGRIVIGQYSSGPSESNHWRRMLNTHRTAVEQWHSLRSRAECDRVSPASLEVT